In a single window of the Zea mays cultivar B73 chromosome 5, Zm-B73-REFERENCE-NAM-5.0, whole genome shotgun sequence genome:
- the LOC100283828 gene encoding SC3 protein translates to MHHDPNPFDEGADENPFSNGGGGARGGGVKPQYGFRPTEPAGFGGGRGDATTDIPLDTMNDSKGKAKELSQWESDLRRRESDIRRREEALKSAGVPMEDKNWPPFFPIIHHDIANEIPANAQKLQYLAFASWLGIVLCLFWNFIAVIVCWIRGGDSKLFFLATIYGMLGIPLSYLMWYRPLYRAMRTDSAFSFGWFFLCYLLHIGFCIFAAIAPAVVFRGKSLTGILAAIDTFSDHAIVGIFYFVGFALFCLETLVSIWVLQKVYMYFRGHK, encoded by the exons ATGCACCACGATCCCAACCCCTTCGACGAGGGCGCCGACGAGAACCCCTTCTCG AATGGAGGCGGAGGAGCGCGTGGCGGAGGCGTCAAGCCGCAGTACGGGTTCCGGCCGACGGAGCCCGCGGGgttcggcggcggcaggggcgatGCGACCACCGACATCCCTCTGGACACCATGAAC GATTCGAAGGGCAAGGCGAAGGAGCTGTCTCAGTGGGAGTCAGATCTCAGGAGGAGGGAGTCG GATATCAGGAGGAGGGAGGAAGCTCTCAAGAGCG CTGGGGTGCCCATGGAGGACAAGAACTGGCCGCCTTTCTTCCCAATCATCCACCATGATATTGCCAATGAGATACCAGCAAACGCTCAGAAGTTGCAGTATCTTGCGTTTGCGAGCTGGCTTG GTATTGTGCTTTGCCTCTTTTGGAATTTTATTGCTGTCATAGTCTGTTGGATCAGAGGGGGAG ATTCTAAACTATTTTTCCTGGCTACCATCTATGGTATGCTTGGCATCCCTTTGTCCTACTTGATGTGGTATAGACCTCTGTACCGAGCAATGAG AACTGACAGTGCTTTCAGCTTTGGATGGTTTTTCCTTTGTTACCTG CTCCATATTGGTTTTTGCATATTTGCTGCCATTGCTCCTGCAGTTGTATTCCGTGGAAAATCATTAAC GGGTATACTGGCAGCGATCGACACCTTTTCTGATCATGCAATAGTTGGG ATCTTTTACTTTGTCGGATTTGCCTTGTTTTGCTTGGAGACACTTGTGAGCATATGGGTTCTTCAG AAAGTATACATGTACTTCAGAGGGCACAAGTAG